Proteins from a single region of Hordeum vulgare subsp. vulgare chromosome 6H, MorexV3_pseudomolecules_assembly, whole genome shotgun sequence:
- the LOC123404593 gene encoding GATA zinc finger domain-containing protein 15-like: SNNNDNNNDNNNNNNNNNNNNINNKNNNRNNNNNNNNNNNNKNNNNNNDDDNNNNNNNNNNDNNNNENNNHNNNNNYNNNNNNNNNNNNNNKNNNNKDDDDYHNDDNIDNDENNINNDNNNNNNSNNTDNDNNNDNKNNSNNNHKNTNNKNDDENDEDDNNDYDNNDNDGNNDNNDNNNNDDKSDNNNNNNNNNNKNNDVTTSTLTTTTTTTTTTTTQEHNNENSNNNNNNNSNNNNEDDDDNDNNNNNNNNNNHNNN; this comes from the exons agcaacaacaacgacaacaacaacgacaacaacaacaacaacaacaacaacaacaacaacaacatcaacaacaagaacaacaacaggaacaacaacaacaacaacaacaacaacaacaacaacaaaaacaacaacaacaacaacgacgacgacaacaacaacaacaacaacaataacaacaacgacaacaacaacaacgaaaacaacaatcacaacaacaacaacaactacaacaacaacaacaacaacaacaacaacaacaacaacaacaacaagaacaacaacaacaaggatgacgacgactaccacaatgacgacaacattgacaatgacgagaacaacatcaacaatgacaacaacaacaacaacaacagcaacaacactgacaacgacaacaacaacgacaacaagaacaacagcaacaacaaccataagaacaccaacaacaagaacgacgacgaaaatgacgaggacgacaacaatgactacgacaacaatgacaatgatgggaacaacgacaacaacgataacaacaacaacgacgacaagagcgacaacaacaacaacaacaacaacaacaacaacaaaaataatgacg tgacaacatcgacattaacgacaacaacgacaacaacgacaacaacaacaacacaagaacacaacaacgagaacagcaacaacaacaacaacaacaacagcaacaacaacaacgaagacgatgacgacaacgacaacaacaacaacaacaacaacaacaacaaccacaacaataac